A portion of the Nitrosopumilaceae archaeon genome contains these proteins:
- the glmS gene encoding glutamine--fructose-6-phosphate transaminase (isomerizing) has translation MCSIIGYIGSDKAAPVLVQGLKRMEYRGYDSVGIATFSDNQILIKKGVGKVDQVNNTSKLDTLSGHIGIGHTRWATHGGVTSANAHPHPSSSSKIAIVHNGIIDNFSELKKDLQQKGFLFKSETDSEVIANLLQYEFDQTKNVKKSMLQTVGQLVGNYSFVAVFNDGMIAAARFHEPLIVGIGKEGYFVSSDVLGFVGHTDQVIYPDNREFVIINTHGIQMFDFDGNPVRHQITKISKEFADSYKGEYAHYTIKEISEQPRTILKAGHNTKIELDLVADLIKQAKNMFITGSGTSYNAALVAKHIFSKYAKLKIESLISSEVPYSPNFFDDQSILIALSQSGESADVLEAVNIAQNDGTKIISIVNMMTSSLANMSSISIGLNCGPEIGVAATKSFTSQLAVLYQLTDKLCGNCLGLDLNEISQAMSKTLLDHSKIIDIAKQLKNVSDIYILGRGIHYPIACEASLKIKELTYIHAEGLPGGELKHGPLALMDSNVYVIIINPHDSTYANTLTSAHEIKARGAKIIGISDKPSDVYDFWIQIPTVGEAFYPLIEIIPIQLLAYYSALEKNADPDYPRNLAKSVTVK, from the coding sequence ATGTGTTCTATTATTGGTTACATTGGATCCGATAAAGCAGCGCCAGTATTAGTTCAAGGGCTAAAACGAATGGAGTATAGAGGATACGATAGTGTAGGAATAGCAACATTTTCTGATAATCAAATTTTAATAAAAAAAGGAGTTGGAAAAGTTGATCAGGTAAATAATACCTCTAAACTAGACACACTTTCTGGCCATATCGGGATTGGTCATACCAGATGGGCTACACACGGTGGGGTAACGTCTGCAAATGCTCATCCACATCCATCAAGCTCAAGCAAAATTGCTATAGTTCATAATGGAATTATTGATAATTTTTCAGAACTAAAAAAAGACTTGCAACAAAAGGGTTTTCTATTTAAAAGTGAGACAGACAGCGAAGTAATTGCAAATCTTTTACAATATGAGTTTGATCAAACAAAAAATGTCAAAAAATCTATGTTACAAACTGTTGGGCAATTAGTAGGGAATTATTCTTTTGTTGCAGTATTTAATGACGGAATGATTGCCGCAGCCAGATTTCATGAACCATTAATTGTAGGAATTGGAAAAGAAGGATATTTTGTCTCAAGCGATGTTTTGGGATTTGTAGGACATACTGATCAAGTGATTTATCCAGATAATCGCGAGTTTGTTATAATTAATACACATGGGATTCAAATGTTTGATTTTGATGGAAATCCAGTAAGACATCAAATAACAAAAATATCAAAAGAATTTGCTGATTCATACAAAGGCGAATATGCACACTATACCATAAAAGAAATCTCAGAACAGCCCAGAACAATATTAAAAGCAGGTCATAATACAAAAATCGAACTTGACCTTGTAGCTGATTTAATAAAACAAGCAAAAAACATGTTCATAACTGGAAGCGGAACAAGCTACAATGCCGCACTTGTTGCAAAACACATTTTTTCAAAATATGCAAAATTAAAGATTGAATCTCTCATATCCAGTGAAGTACCATATTCTCCGAACTTTTTTGATGATCAATCAATATTGATTGCCCTCTCTCAGAGTGGAGAAAGTGCAGATGTGCTTGAGGCTGTAAATATTGCACAAAATGATGGCACAAAAATAATTTCTATTGTAAATATGATGACATCTTCGCTTGCAAATATGTCATCAATCTCGATAGGATTGAACTGTGGGCCAGAGATTGGTGTTGCGGCAACCAAGAGCTTTACCTCACAACTTGCTGTATTGTATCAACTCACTGACAAGCTTTGTGGAAACTGCTTAGGACTTGATTTAAATGAAATTTCACAGGCCATGTCAAAGACATTATTAGATCATTCAAAAATCATAGATATTGCAAAACAACTCAAGAATGTTTCTGACATCTATATACTTGGAAGAGGAATACATTACCCAATAGCTTGTGAGGCCTCACTAAAAATAAAAGAACTGACATATATTCACGCGGAGGGTCTTCCTGGCGGTGAATTAAAACATGGCCCCCTTGCGTTAATGGATTCCAATGTTTATGTTATAATAATTAATCCGCATGATTCAACATATGCTAATACTCTGACAAGTGCACATGAAATAAAGGCTCGTGGTGCAAAAATAATTGGGATCTCTGATAAACCAAGTGATGTTTATGACTTTTGGATACAAATCCCGACAGTTGGTGAAGCTTTTTATCCTTTAATAGAAATCATTCCAATTCAACTGCTTGCATATTATTCTGCTCTTGAGAAGAATGCAGATCCTGACTACCCAAGAAATCTTGCCAAATCTGTTACTGTAAAATAG
- a CDS encoding winged helix-turn-helix domain-containing protein: MTRQELSIYPQLIEQNQQNKKKRGQLDQLIQILEHLQYSSDAIISSIARFTNMSHCAATRNCEKLIGAGLVLRYDTSNNRRYKLTSEGMFFLNNCRNFRDVLCKYQLSDTL, translated from the coding sequence ATGACCAGACAAGAACTATCAATATACCCACAATTGATTGAACAAAACCAGCAAAATAAGAAAAAAAGAGGACAACTTGATCAACTCATTCAGATTTTAGAACATTTACAATACTCAAGTGATGCTATCATCAGTTCCATAGCGCGATTTACTAATATGTCTCATTGTGCCGCAACTAGGAATTGTGAAAAACTAATCGGAGCAGGGCTTGTCCTAAGATATGATACTTCTAATAATCGACGATATAAATTGACAAGTGAAGGCATGTTTTTTCTAAATAATTGCAGAAATTTTAGAGATGTTTTGTGCAAATACCAATTAAGTGACACGTTATAG
- a CDS encoding winged helix-turn-helix domain-containing protein produces the protein MTLTSTSTDLPTSKLFLKHQHRSTLSITGDILQACMDAGVDGILISKISQKANLSYTTAMNNCQKLINADMIRSIRNERKHIFTITEKGIKFFKEFQKFYDMVKEINIRC, from the coding sequence ATGACATTGACAAGCACTTCAACTGACTTGCCTACAAGTAAATTATTTTTAAAACATCAACACAGATCTACTTTGAGCATAACTGGAGATATTCTCCAAGCATGTATGGATGCAGGTGTTGATGGCATATTGATATCTAAAATATCTCAAAAGGCAAATCTGTCATACACTACAGCAATGAACAACTGCCAGAAATTAATTAACGCAGATATGATAAGATCTATCAGAAACGAAAGAAAACATATTTTTACAATCACTGAAAAAGGAATCAAATTCTTTAAAGAATTTCAAAAATTCTATGATATGGTTAAAGAAATAAACATCAGATGCTGA
- a CDS encoding spherulation-specific family 4 protein, with product MKTLYFGIIGGIFIMVIFISNTALTAQQDSNNQSTSSTTTGDLATRIGGNAIGIYYPMYDLSELPQVLAAKKAFSIVPFDVNINPESGPGTEPSISWADAITQLKNTGDVVTGYVPTGYGTRTVANVEDMISAYHQFYPKLDGIMFDEVSSSSSEFTFYQTISNYARSLGFSYIRANPGNSIHQGDVQLFDHIAIYESSRYPDESTLQSRTFYPQYSKDVVGFGVTIHSQPTYNSTWLHMATKYLKWVYITDQTEPNPYAVFPSYFNQYLTDLSSLDMALTINDLINNVKSMNLQEDETTIFDSKLQVAIKSLNSNNNEAKNQLNAFIHEVNAQTGKKITQDQANQLIRSARNILNSIH from the coding sequence ATGAAAACTCTGTACTTTGGAATAATTGGTGGAATTTTTATCATGGTTATTTTTATCAGTAATACTGCATTAACTGCGCAACAAGACTCTAACAACCAATCTACATCAAGCACAACTACAGGAGACTTGGCTACGCGGATTGGAGGTAACGCCATAGGCATCTATTATCCAATGTATGATCTAAGCGAGCTTCCTCAAGTGCTTGCAGCAAAGAAAGCTTTCTCCATCGTACCATTCGATGTAAACATAAATCCAGAATCTGGACCGGGAACAGAGCCTTCTATATCTTGGGCAGATGCGATCACCCAGCTCAAGAATACGGGTGACGTAGTTACAGGTTATGTACCTACAGGATACGGAACAAGGACTGTTGCAAATGTAGAAGATATGATATCTGCATACCATCAATTCTACCCCAAACTAGATGGAATAATGTTCGATGAGGTGTCTAGCTCTTCATCAGAATTTACATTTTACCAGACAATCTCAAACTATGCAAGGTCGCTAGGTTTCTCATACATACGAGCAAACCCAGGAAATTCAATACATCAAGGCGATGTACAACTCTTTGACCATATAGCAATATACGAATCTTCAAGATATCCAGATGAATCGACACTTCAATCAAGAACCTTCTATCCTCAATATTCAAAGGATGTAGTTGGTTTTGGTGTCACAATACATTCTCAGCCAACATATAATTCGACTTGGCTTCATATGGCAACAAAATATCTGAAGTGGGTTTACATCACAGACCAAACAGAACCAAATCCATATGCTGTATTTCCATCATACTTTAACCAGTATCTTACTGATCTTTCATCTTTAGACATGGCCCTAACAATAAATGATCTGATCAACAATGTAAAATCAATGAATCTACAGGAAGATGAAACAACAATCTTTGATTCTAAACTTCAGGTAGCAATTAAATCGCTTAACTCAAACAACAATGAAGCCAAGAATCAGCTTAACGCATTTATTCACGAGGTTAACGCACAAACTGGAAAGAAGATAACGCAAGATCAAGCAAATCAATTGATACGATCTGCACGAAATATTCTAAACTCAATACACTAG
- a CDS encoding cell division protein FtsZ, which translates to MSKFDPLPPAPVLMTCFGHCGIGLGAEAYRRLLLDVGADPLKPTLKGEKEESRVLKRYGSTILRFPPSYGSGEIPLIPRALLIDLDPRAANLILQSYPDLFALRDKHVIHGSGGAARNWAEGRTRFIKEVSTKFDMQKQIAALSPEPVRGFCVPFAMGGGTGSSFASGFIQYIKKDTKEHATIATLGLLPEFGWDPIIFEAAAINIVMNLEHQIKYSDCSILFSNKTLRLLAHRFEKKLDKIPSIIDDLPKEQEVGWKDYRGMNLIAASAISMFVSSFARETEWDMSNYRTWLATKRPKFAIPWVIPIISEEKIWSTDLMSKGKSNTMERIVEHIHKKEDALLFDIDENDVRDKGGPKDSCCALVKVSGEFDVKERDALKAIIKDRFNIEDSRMIFVKIPILESEQANVTILVNTKAIGPKILEIASEAEVSWDAYKEEYGRWGLTTEEFKQSLMDVVHQFS; encoded by the coding sequence TTGTCAAAGTTTGATCCACTGCCACCAGCCCCGGTGCTAATGACATGTTTTGGTCATTGCGGCATAGGATTGGGTGCAGAAGCATACAGAAGATTACTTCTTGATGTAGGTGCAGACCCGCTCAAACCTACTCTTAAAGGTGAAAAGGAAGAATCCAGAGTGCTCAAAAGATACGGCAGCACCATACTGAGATTTCCACCATCATATGGAAGTGGAGAGATACCACTCATACCAAGAGCATTGCTAATTGACTTGGATCCAAGAGCTGCAAATCTCATTTTACAATCATATCCTGATCTTTTTGCCCTAAGAGATAAACACGTAATTCATGGTTCAGGAGGAGCAGCAAGAAATTGGGCAGAGGGCAGAACCCGATTCATAAAAGAGGTAAGTACTAAATTTGATATGCAAAAACAAATTGCCGCTCTTTCACCAGAACCAGTAAGGGGATTCTGTGTACCGTTTGCAATGGGAGGCGGAACTGGCAGTTCATTTGCAAGTGGATTTATCCAATACATAAAAAAAGATACTAAAGAGCATGCAACCATTGCAACATTAGGACTTTTACCAGAGTTTGGATGGGATCCTATAATTTTTGAGGCTGCTGCAATAAACATAGTGATGAATCTAGAACACCAAATAAAATATAGTGATTGTTCAATACTCTTTTCAAATAAAACCCTAAGACTCTTAGCTCATAGATTTGAAAAAAAATTGGACAAGATTCCATCAATAATTGATGATCTTCCAAAAGAACAAGAAGTAGGCTGGAAGGATTATCGCGGTATGAATCTGATTGCAGCAAGTGCCATTTCGATGTTTGTTTCATCATTTGCAAGAGAAACAGAATGGGACATGTCAAACTATAGAACATGGCTTGCAACAAAACGACCAAAATTTGCCATTCCATGGGTCATCCCAATCATATCTGAGGAAAAAATATGGAGTACAGATCTAATGTCAAAAGGAAAAAGCAACACCATGGAAAGAATTGTAGAACACATTCACAAAAAAGAAGACGCACTTTTGTTCGATATTGATGAGAATGATGTCCGAGACAAGGGCGGTCCAAAGGATTCTTGCTGTGCACTAGTCAAAGTCAGCGGAGAATTTGATGTAAAAGAAAGAGATGCGCTCAAGGCAATCATCAAAGACAGATTTAACATTGAAGATTCTAGAATGATTTTTGTCAAGATACCAATACTTGAAAGCGAACAGGCAAACGTGACAATTCTAGTTAACACAAAGGCGATAGGACCAAAAATACTTGAAATTGCAAGCGAGGCCGAAGTCTCATGGGATGCTTACAAGGAGGAATATGGTAGATGGGGTTTGACTACAGAAGAATTCAAGCAGAGCCTGATGGACGTAGTTCATCAGTTTAGTTAG
- a CDS encoding SHOCT domain-containing protein, with protein sequence MSDDLIKTVQKLIDSGKGDSNRLHEIFNVLKHGTPLYMSDYKYVESLIKTLEEQEQIKSEKEIKTKKTKGQNKKSDKVQSKEDNALKILKNRLAAGEITIEEFQELKKVLKET encoded by the coding sequence TTGTCTGATGATTTAATAAAAACAGTTCAAAAATTAATTGATTCTGGTAAAGGGGACAGTAATAGACTACATGAGATTTTCAATGTACTAAAACATGGCACCCCCCTATACATGTCAGATTACAAATATGTAGAAAGTCTAATTAAAACTCTAGAGGAACAAGAACAAATTAAATCAGAAAAAGAAATCAAAACAAAAAAAACCAAAGGACAAAATAAAAAATCAGATAAAGTTCAATCAAAAGAAGACAATGCTCTTAAAATTCTAAAAAATCGACTTGCTGCTGGAGAAATTACCATTGAAGAGTTTCAAGAACTAAAGAAAGTGCTAAAAGAAACCTAA
- a CDS encoding tetratricopeptide repeat protein, which produces MKFFGQTKDIEALVSEGISLAKLNKDKDAISFFDKALKADPQNVDALYHKGLALTNLDKNREAISCFEKILGIDPKHVAALNNIGNSLAEIGHYEEAIASYDKALKIKPDYAASFYNKAIAKNKLSQYDEAISCLDNCLGLEPQNIDALFYKGLVLGKQKKHEEALACFDGVLKIDPQYNEVSFYRGTELAELGRHLDAIDAFDSVLKEHPKNGNVIYAKSRSKAEIGEIDESLILLAEAISHYGKTIKNWAIKDKSFKSIKDDLRFRTLVK; this is translated from the coding sequence ATGAAGTTTTTTGGACAAACAAAGGATATTGAAGCACTAGTCTCTGAAGGAATTTCACTTGCCAAGCTTAACAAAGACAAGGATGCAATTTCATTTTTTGACAAGGCTCTAAAGGCAGATCCTCAAAATGTTGATGCACTATACCACAAAGGACTGGCATTAACCAATCTTGATAAAAATAGAGAGGCCATTTCATGTTTTGAAAAGATTTTAGGAATAGATCCAAAACATGTTGCTGCTCTTAACAACATAGGAAACTCACTTGCAGAAATTGGTCATTATGAAGAGGCCATAGCATCATATGACAAAGCTTTGAAAATCAAACCAGATTATGCAGCATCTTTTTACAATAAGGCAATAGCAAAAAACAAACTCAGTCAATATGATGAAGCGATATCGTGTCTTGATAATTGCCTAGGATTGGAACCACAAAATATTGACGCATTGTTTTACAAGGGACTGGTATTAGGCAAACAAAAAAAACATGAGGAGGCACTTGCCTGTTTTGATGGTGTGCTGAAGATAGATCCCCAGTATAATGAGGTCTCATTTTACAGAGGAACAGAGCTAGCCGAACTTGGCAGGCATTTAGATGCCATAGATGCATTTGATTCAGTGCTAAAAGAGCATCCAAAAAATGGTAACGTAATATATGCAAAATCCCGTAGCAAGGCAGAGATTGGCGAGATTGATGAATCCCTCATCCTACTTGCAGAGGCCATATCACATTACGGTAAGACTATTAAAAACTGGGCAATAAAGGACAAATCATTTAAGAGCATAAAAGATGATTTGCGATTTAGGACACTGGTAAAATAG
- a CDS encoding sodium:proton antiporter has protein sequence MASSILTQFLSTEYLIPLFLVTIFIASLISSKIKIPYTMILVGIGIAISLSHFTGLNFANIAQFKVDPKLILVFIVPPLIFEAMMKIKHEEFKQVQISTLLLSTVGVLLATLVGGFLLFYVAGLPFIVSFAFAALIAPTDAAIVIEIFKRVRTPKLLSTLMESEASFNDATGVIIFSSIIAIALAQGSTLEIPSVNAGINVNIIQQLENFAIVFFGGIAVGLAISAAAHRLHKLLDDPFSETALSVAVMFGSVVVANSLGMSGLIAAAVAGLYFGNITMKSEKIISPKVRTYTSNFWEMIAFFANSLAFLYLGLSMDLMRIGQNLPLIILAFVVVLAARAVSTYPILRLTNKFTKENIPMKWRNVVWIGGMRGALSVALVATLPESEFKQTLQTITFGVVLASLIIQYPALARYIKKAFPDTVTEENSQ, from the coding sequence ATGGCCAGCTCTATTCTAACCCAGTTTCTAAGTACAGAGTATTTGATTCCGTTGTTTCTAGTTACAATATTTATCGCATCTTTGATCTCATCTAAGATAAAAATTCCTTACACAATGATTCTTGTTGGAATAGGAATTGCAATTTCCTTGTCTCATTTTACAGGACTTAATTTTGCGAATATAGCCCAGTTCAAGGTAGACCCAAAATTAATTCTGGTTTTCATAGTTCCGCCATTAATTTTTGAGGCAATGATGAAAATTAAACATGAAGAATTCAAACAAGTGCAAATATCCACATTGTTGTTATCTACTGTTGGAGTACTTCTTGCAACCCTAGTAGGCGGATTTCTTTTATTTTATGTTGCAGGTTTGCCATTTATCGTATCTTTTGCATTTGCAGCTTTGATTGCACCAACAGATGCAGCCATTGTAATAGAGATATTCAAGAGGGTCAGAACACCAAAATTACTTTCCACCCTAATGGAGTCTGAAGCAAGTTTCAATGATGCAACTGGCGTTATAATATTTTCATCAATAATTGCAATAGCACTAGCACAGGGTTCAACCCTAGAAATACCGAGTGTTAATGCTGGAATAAATGTAAACATTATTCAACAATTAGAAAATTTTGCGATAGTATTTTTTGGAGGAATAGCTGTCGGGTTGGCTATTTCTGCAGCTGCACATAGATTGCACAAACTATTAGATGATCCATTTTCAGAAACAGCTCTTTCAGTTGCAGTGATGTTTGGCTCTGTAGTAGTTGCAAATTCATTAGGTATGTCTGGTCTAATAGCAGCAGCTGTTGCAGGACTATACTTTGGAAATATAACAATGAAAAGTGAAAAAATCATCAGCCCCAAAGTAAGAACATATACTTCGAATTTTTGGGAGATGATTGCTTTTTTTGCCAATTCACTAGCCTTCCTCTATTTAGGATTAAGCATGGACTTGATGCGAATCGGTCAAAATCTACCATTGATAATACTGGCATTTGTTGTTGTGTTGGCTGCAAGAGCTGTATCCACTTATCCAATACTCCGTCTAACTAACAAATTCACTAAAGAGAATATTCCAATGAAATGGAGAAATGTTGTTTGGATTGGTGGCATGAGAGGAGCGTTATCTGTAGCGTTGGTTGCAACACTTCCAGAAAGTGAGTTTAAGCAAACTTTACAAACAATAACTTTCGGTGTGGTTCTTGCGTCCTTGATAATACAGTATCCAGCACTAGCAAGATACATCAAAAAAGCATTTCCAGATACTGTTACAGAAGAAAATTCACAATAG
- a CDS encoding M1 family metallopeptidase: protein MKSVFPINYDLEFEPDFNKFRFKGREKITIQASATRQIVLNSAELEIKDCQIILDKKTIKPKIRLDAKNEELVLSLPEKISGRAILSIDFTGTLNDKLVGFYRSKYEYKGKERLLATTQFEAADARRAFPCWDEPEAKATFDITLIVDSNLTAISNMPVTSKKKNGKKTAFRFARSPIMSTYLLYLGVGEFEFLEGRLGKTQIRIITTKGKKMLGKASLEFTKQFLSYFQNYFGIKYPLPKLDMIAIPDFASGAMENWGAITFRETVLLYDPKTSSTETKQHIAEVVSHEIAHQWFGNLVTMKWWNDLWLNESFATFMATKAVDKFYPEWDFWDQFLISEMTGGLSLDSLKTSHPIDVKVKSPSDVRQIFDEISYNKGGCVLMMLEDFLGEKNFRTGLHNYLLKHKYSNAKGEDLWNSLASVSRKPVRQMMNSWVRQVGYPLIEATINDSKIKLQQKRFLLENGRSKVGNWIIPVSVKTGNKLVSKLMTKPITIPINSEFGWFKINSGQKGFYRVKYDDETLERLGELVQEKMLSNVDRWSLQHDLFALCISNQVSLNRYLEFVKFYAEEDDYLVLADIVSSLNFIYGLLSKESFGDEIKEYNKEYFRRIFERLGWEPRKGEKPTDALLRNSVISSLGKLGDDEILQDAQKRFSGFLKSNSLDPDLRSAVYSLVAWSGDKKTYQLLRKMYRKAPSQEEKIRFLGALSNFQDTKLLFQSLQFTLSKEVRSQNLFVPIMRMAANPFGKELIWPWIKKNWNKIVVRFGVGNPLLNRIIGTMAIESDIKKEQEVRCFFTKHRTPGTEMKIAQTLERIRINSKFLKTTQQEFGLEF from the coding sequence GTGAAGTCAGTTTTCCCAATTAACTATGATCTGGAATTTGAGCCGGATTTTAATAAATTCAGATTCAAAGGAAGAGAAAAGATCACCATACAGGCAAGTGCCACAAGGCAGATAGTTCTAAACTCTGCAGAATTAGAGATAAAGGACTGCCAAATAATACTAGATAAAAAAACTATCAAGCCCAAGATACGGCTAGATGCCAAAAATGAGGAACTAGTTCTTTCTTTACCAGAAAAGATTTCAGGAAGGGCCATACTTTCAATAGATTTTACAGGTACCTTAAATGACAAACTTGTCGGCTTTTACAGAAGCAAATACGAATACAAGGGTAAAGAAAGACTTCTTGCTACCACTCAATTTGAGGCTGCAGATGCAAGACGAGCTTTTCCATGCTGGGATGAGCCCGAGGCCAAGGCAACTTTTGATATTACTCTTATTGTGGATAGTAATTTAACTGCAATTTCTAACATGCCAGTAACATCCAAAAAGAAAAATGGAAAAAAGACAGCATTCAGGTTTGCAAGATCGCCAATAATGTCAACATATCTTTTGTATCTTGGTGTTGGTGAATTCGAGTTTTTAGAGGGTAGACTTGGCAAGACGCAGATTAGAATCATTACAACAAAAGGCAAGAAAATGTTGGGCAAGGCTTCCCTTGAATTTACAAAACAATTTCTTTCGTATTTTCAAAATTATTTTGGAATAAAATATCCGCTTCCAAAACTAGACATGATAGCAATTCCAGACTTTGCATCAGGCGCCATGGAAAACTGGGGAGCAATAACATTCAGAGAGACGGTATTGCTCTATGATCCAAAAACATCCTCAACTGAAACTAAACAGCATATTGCCGAAGTAGTATCTCATGAAATTGCACACCAGTGGTTTGGCAATCTGGTTACTATGAAATGGTGGAATGATCTATGGCTCAATGAAAGCTTTGCTACATTTATGGCTACTAAAGCAGTAGACAAATTTTATCCAGAGTGGGATTTCTGGGATCAATTTCTAATATCTGAGATGACGGGAGGTTTGAGTCTTGATTCACTTAAAACATCCCATCCAATTGATGTCAAAGTAAAAAGTCCCTCTGATGTGAGACAGATTTTTGATGAGATAAGTTACAACAAGGGAGGATGTGTACTAATGATGTTAGAAGATTTTCTTGGAGAAAAGAATTTCCGTACTGGATTACACAATTATCTTTTAAAACACAAGTATAGCAATGCCAAAGGTGAAGATCTCTGGAATTCACTGGCATCAGTATCAAGAAAACCTGTAAGACAGATGATGAACAGTTGGGTTAGGCAAGTAGGATATCCATTAATTGAGGCAACCATAAATGATTCTAAAATAAAACTACAGCAAAAGAGATTCTTGCTTGAGAATGGAAGATCAAAAGTTGGAAATTGGATAATACCAGTTTCTGTAAAAACAGGTAACAAACTTGTTTCAAAATTGATGACCAAGCCTATTACAATTCCAATTAATAGTGAATTTGGTTGGTTTAAGATAAATTCAGGCCAGAAGGGTTTCTACAGGGTAAAATATGATGATGAAACACTAGAGCGGCTAGGAGAACTAGTACAAGAAAAAATGCTAAGCAATGTAGATCGTTGGAGTCTTCAACATGATCTATTTGCCCTGTGTATTTCCAATCAAGTATCATTGAACAGGTATCTTGAATTTGTAAAATTCTATGCTGAAGAAGATGATTATTTGGTCCTAGCAGACATAGTAAGCAGCCTGAATTTCATTTACGGCCTGTTATCTAAGGAGAGTTTTGGGGATGAGATTAAAGAATACAACAAGGAATACTTTAGAAGAATATTTGAAAGACTGGGATGGGAGCCAAGAAAGGGAGAAAAACCAACAGATGCTCTTCTTAGAAATTCGGTCATTAGCTCTCTTGGCAAGCTTGGCGATGATGAAATTTTGCAGGATGCTCAAAAAAGATTTTCTGGTTTCTTAAAATCAAACTCACTTGATCCAGATTTGCGTAGCGCAGTGTATTCTCTAGTAGCTTGGAGCGGTGACAAGAAAACATACCAACTTTTAAGAAAAATGTACAGAAAGGCACCATCCCAGGAAGAAAAAATAAGATTCCTTGGCGCGTTATCTAATTTCCAAGATACAAAACTTCTTTTCCAATCATTACAGTTTACTTTGTCAAAGGAGGTTCGTTCTCAAAACTTGTTTGTACCTATTATGAGAATGGCTGCCAACCCCTTTGGAAAGGAATTGATCTGGCCATGGATAAAGAAAAATTGGAATAAAATAGTAGTAAGATTCGGAGTAGGCAATCCATTGTTAAATAGAATCATAGGCACTATGGCCATAGAATCTGATATCAAAAAAGAGCAAGAGGTAAGATGCTTCTTTACGAAACACAGAACGCCTGGAACTGAAATGAAGATTGCCCAGACTTTGGAGCGAATTAGAATTAATTCTAAATTTCTGAAAACAACGCAACAAGAATTTGGTCTAGAATTTTAA
- a CDS encoding VTT domain-containing protein — MLGDAINSILHNTLFIKYGLLGLFFNGMFSSFIPIPTEATISALLLGGINPIDVFLVLTISSIIGGYIAYYIGYNGRLLKKFKKTPEKYQQKSIGMMAKYGWVTIIFFSPWLPIVGDVVSIVAGTKRYNIIKYTIAMTTGKTVKAVAIVFLGFYFTHWLVSVLR, encoded by the coding sequence ATGTTAGGCGATGCCATCAATTCCATACTACATAACACCTTATTCATAAAATATGGTCTACTGGGACTATTTTTTAATGGAATGTTCTCAAGTTTTATTCCAATTCCAACAGAGGCAACCATCTCTGCATTGCTTTTGGGCGGAATAAACCCAATAGATGTCTTTTTGGTTCTAACTATTAGTTCCATAATTGGCGGCTATATTGCATACTATATTGGATATAATGGAAGGCTACTAAAAAAATTCAAAAAAACTCCTGAAAAATACCAGCAAAAAAGCATAGGTATGATGGCCAAGTACGGTTGGGTTACAATAATTTTCTTTTCCCCTTGGCTTCCTATAGTTGGAGATGTTGTATCTATTGTAGCTGGAACCAAAAGATACAACATTATAAAATACACAATTGCAATGACAACTGGCAAGACAGTAAAGGCCGTTGCAATAGTATTCCTTGGTTTCTATTTCACACATTGGCTAGTTAGTGTTCTACGTTAG
- a CDS encoding DUF167 domain-containing protein: MIYKVSVTFHKDFILVNNDEISVGIQSKPEKGEANRELIKKLSKHFNVSQSQVKITSGEKSRKKLIQIIT, from the coding sequence ATGATATACAAAGTCTCTGTTACATTTCACAAGGATTTCATTCTAGTAAACAATGATGAGATATCTGTAGGGATACAATCAAAACCAGAAAAAGGTGAAGCTAATAGGGAACTGATCAAGAAACTTTCAAAACACTTCAATGTATCACAGTCTCAGGTAAAGATAACATCTGGAGAAAAATCCAGGAAAAAATTAATTCAGATAATAACATAA